Proteins encoded by one window of Streptococcus sanguinis:
- a CDS encoding ABC-F family ATP-binding cassette domain-containing protein, which produces MSDFIVDKLTKSVGDKTVFRDISFIIHDLDRIGLIGVNGTGKTTLLDVLSGKSGFDGDVSPFSAKTGYKIAYLTQEPDFDEEQTVLDTVLSSDLREMQLIREYELLLTAYDESQQSRLEAVMAEMDSLHAWEIESQVKTVLSKLGLTNLSLKVGQLSGGLRRRVQLAQVLLGDADLLLLDEPTNHLDIDTIEWLTHFLKNSKKTVLFITHDRYFLDNISTRIFELDGGSLIEYQGNYQDYVRLKAEQDERDAALLHKKQQLYKQELSWMRRQPQARATKQQARINRFHDLKKDLADQTTDSNLEMNFETSRIGKKVIEFQNVDFAYDQKLILSQFSLLIQNKDRIGIVGDNGVGKSTLLNLIAGKLQPQAGQLIVGETVRVAYFSQQIEGLDESKRVINYLQEVAEEVKIGGGTTSIAELLEQFLFPRSTHGTLIEKLSGGEKKRLYLLKLLLEKPNVLLLDEPTNDLDIATLTVLENFLQGFAGPVITVSHDRYFLDKVASKILAFENGDIREFFGNYTDYLDEKAFLAERSAISQKTEKEKSTKVREEKKRMTYFEKQEWESIEADIEALEERISEIETAMQENGSDFARLSQLQQELDEQNEKLLEKYERYEYLSGLDG; this is translated from the coding sequence ATGAGCGATTTTATCGTTGACAAGCTAACCAAATCAGTAGGTGATAAGACTGTTTTTCGGGATATTTCCTTTATCATTCATGACTTAGACCGGATTGGTCTGATTGGTGTCAATGGAACTGGAAAGACAACGCTGCTGGATGTATTGTCGGGCAAGTCGGGCTTTGACGGAGATGTCAGCCCTTTTTCTGCTAAGACAGGCTATAAGATTGCTTATCTGACTCAGGAGCCTGATTTTGATGAGGAGCAGACGGTGCTTGACACCGTTTTGTCCAGTGATTTACGGGAAATGCAGTTAATTCGAGAGTATGAGTTGCTCCTGACAGCTTATGATGAAAGTCAGCAGTCTAGACTAGAAGCAGTTATGGCCGAGATGGACTCGCTGCACGCTTGGGAAATCGAAAGTCAGGTCAAGACGGTTCTGTCCAAGCTTGGTCTGACTAATCTGTCACTTAAGGTTGGTCAGTTATCAGGAGGCCTTCGTCGCCGAGTTCAGCTAGCCCAGGTCCTCTTAGGTGATGCCGATTTGCTCTTGCTGGACGAGCCGACCAACCATCTAGATATTGATACTATTGAATGGCTGACGCATTTCTTAAAAAACTCTAAGAAGACCGTCCTTTTCATCACCCACGACCGCTATTTCTTGGATAATATTTCGACGCGGATTTTTGAGTTAGATGGCGGTAGCTTGATTGAATACCAAGGAAATTATCAAGACTATGTCCGTCTCAAGGCGGAGCAGGATGAGCGGGATGCGGCCTTGCTTCACAAAAAACAGCAGTTATACAAGCAGGAGCTTTCTTGGATGCGGCGGCAGCCTCAGGCTCGGGCAACCAAGCAACAGGCTCGGATCAATCGTTTCCATGACCTCAAGAAAGATTTGGCAGACCAGACGACTGACAGCAATCTGGAAATGAATTTTGAAACCAGTCGTATCGGTAAGAAAGTCATCGAGTTTCAAAATGTAGACTTTGCTTATGACCAGAAGCTTATTCTCTCTCAGTTCAGTCTTTTGATCCAGAACAAGGACCGTATTGGGATCGTCGGAGATAACGGTGTCGGCAAGTCGACCTTGCTCAATCTGATTGCCGGTAAACTTCAGCCTCAGGCTGGCCAGCTTATTGTAGGAGAGACAGTCCGAGTGGCCTATTTCTCTCAGCAGATTGAGGGCTTGGATGAGTCTAAGCGAGTCATTAATTACCTGCAAGAAGTGGCTGAGGAGGTCAAGATAGGCGGTGGAACGACTTCCATTGCAGAACTCTTGGAGCAGTTTCTTTTTCCTCGTTCTACTCATGGGACTTTAATCGAAAAGCTTTCTGGCGGAGAGAAAAAGCGCCTTTATCTGCTCAAGCTTCTTTTGGAAAAGCCTAATGTCTTGCTTCTTGATGAGCCGACCAATGATTTGGATATTGCGACTCTGACGGTCTTGGAAAACTTTCTGCAAGGCTTTGCAGGCCCAGTCATTACAGTCAGCCATGACCGTTATTTCCTAGACAAGGTAGCCAGCAAGATTTTGGCTTTTGAGAATGGGGATATCAGAGAGTTTTTCGGAAATTATACAGATTACTTAGACGAAAAAGCCTTTCTGGCAGAACGCTCTGCTATTTCTCAAAAGACTGAAAAGGAAAAATCTACCAAGGTGCGCGAGGAGAAAAAGCGCATGACCTACTTTGAAAAGCAGGAGTGGGAGTCCATTGAGGCCGATATCGAGGCGCTGGAGGAGCGGATTTCTGAGATTGAAACGGCCATGCAGGAGAATGGCTCTGACTTTGCTCGCCTGTCTCAACTCCAGCAAGAACTGGATGAGCAGAACGAGAAACTGCTGGAAAAATACGAGCGCTATGAATACCTAAGTGGGTTAGACGGATGA
- a CDS encoding CCA tRNA nucleotidyltransferase encodes MRLETLPSEFQEALPVLEKIKAAGFEAYFVGGSVRDALLQRPIHDVDIASSSYPEETKRIFDRTVDVGIEHGTVLVLENNHEYEVTTFRTEDVYVDYRRPSKVSFVRSLEEDLKRRDFTINALALDENGQVIDLFQGLDDLENRILQAVGTAAERFNEDALRIMRGFRFQAALDFDLEQDTFAAMKDCAPLLEKISVERIFIEFDKLLLAPFWRKGLEALLTSGAIEFLPDLKGSRAKLERLFDLASDFRFSASEQAWSALLLALDVQNVKGFLKKWKTSREFAKKVEDLVEIAAIRSERDLTKRDCYDYDIDLLIQAEELREAQGLAVDFSAIQNLDASLTIHSKQEMVVNGGMLMQDFGFKPGPKLGQILKELEYAIVDGHLPNKLEAIYAYIEEKK; translated from the coding sequence ATGAGATTAGAAACTCTGCCTTCTGAATTTCAGGAGGCTTTGCCAGTATTAGAGAAGATAAAAGCGGCTGGCTTTGAAGCTTATTTTGTTGGCGGTTCTGTTCGAGATGCCCTTTTGCAGCGACCTATTCACGATGTGGATATAGCTAGCTCTAGCTATCCTGAGGAAACCAAGCGTATCTTTGACCGGACAGTTGATGTTGGGATTGAGCATGGAACCGTCTTGGTTCTGGAAAATAACCATGAATACGAAGTGACGACTTTCCGGACCGAGGATGTCTATGTGGACTACCGCAGACCCAGCAAGGTTTCTTTTGTACGATCTTTGGAAGAAGATCTCAAGCGGCGCGATTTCACCATCAATGCTCTGGCTTTGGATGAAAACGGTCAAGTCATCGATCTTTTCCAAGGATTGGATGATTTGGAAAATCGGATTTTGCAGGCTGTTGGAACTGCTGCAGAGCGCTTTAATGAAGATGCTCTACGCATCATGCGAGGCTTTCGTTTTCAAGCAGCCTTGGATTTTGACCTGGAGCAAGATACTTTTGCAGCAATGAAGGATTGTGCTCCCTTGCTGGAAAAGATTTCAGTTGAACGAATTTTTATCGAGTTTGACAAGCTCTTGCTGGCTCCGTTTTGGCGCAAGGGCTTAGAAGCACTCTTGACAAGCGGTGCTATAGAATTTTTGCCAGATTTGAAGGGAAGCAGAGCTAAGTTAGAACGGCTTTTTGACTTGGCTTCAGATTTTCGTTTTTCAGCATCCGAGCAGGCTTGGTCAGCCCTTTTACTGGCCTTGGATGTGCAAAATGTCAAAGGATTTCTAAAAAAATGGAAGACCTCTCGTGAATTTGCCAAGAAAGTAGAAGATTTGGTTGAGATTGCGGCCATTCGCTCAGAACGAGACTTGACCAAGCGAGACTGCTATGACTATGATATTGACTTATTGATACAAGCAGAAGAGCTTCGGGAGGCGCAAGGTTTGGCAGTGGATTTCTCTGCGATTCAGAATCTTGATGCCAGTCTGACTATTCATAGTAAGCAGGAAATGGTGGTCAACGGCGGCATGCTAATGCAGGATTTCGGATTTAAGCCCGGACCAAAACTTGGCCAAATTTTGAAAGAGTTGGAATACGCTATTGTAGACGGCCACTTACCTAATAAGCTAGAGGCCATTTACGCCTATATTGAGGAGAAGAAATGA
- the dapB gene encoding 4-hydroxy-tetrahydrodipicolinate reductase → MSIKVIIAGFKGKMGQAAYKMVTEDPELELVGLLDPFTDEKEVAGVPVFNAKEELAGLEAHVWVDFTTPKVAYDNTRFALDQGFCPVVGTTGFTPEQLEELITLSREKELGGLIAPNFALGAVLLMQFAAQASKYFPNVEIIELHHDQKKDAPSGTAIKTAELISQVRPSKQQGAADEEESIAGARGADFDGMRIHSVRLPGLVAHQEVIFGSQGEGLTLRHDSYDRASFMTGVNLAIKEVVKRSELVYGLEHLL, encoded by the coding sequence ATGAGTATCAAAGTTATTATTGCTGGTTTTAAAGGAAAAATGGGCCAAGCAGCCTATAAAATGGTGACAGAAGATCCTGAATTAGAATTAGTTGGACTACTGGATCCTTTTACGGATGAAAAAGAAGTGGCTGGTGTTCCTGTCTTCAATGCCAAGGAAGAATTGGCTGGGCTGGAAGCCCATGTCTGGGTTGATTTTACAACCCCAAAAGTAGCTTATGACAATACTCGCTTCGCTCTAGACCAGGGATTTTGCCCAGTGGTCGGAACTACAGGTTTTACTCCAGAACAGTTGGAAGAGTTAATCACATTGTCTAGGGAAAAGGAGCTGGGCGGATTGATTGCTCCGAATTTTGCTTTGGGAGCTGTTTTGCTGATGCAGTTTGCAGCACAGGCATCCAAGTATTTCCCGAATGTAGAAATCATTGAGCTGCATCATGACCAGAAAAAGGACGCACCGAGCGGGACGGCTATCAAGACAGCTGAGCTCATCAGCCAAGTAAGACCGAGCAAGCAGCAGGGAGCTGCTGATGAGGAAGAATCTATAGCTGGCGCTCGTGGAGCTGATTTCGACGGCATGCGTATTCACTCGGTTCGCTTGCCTGGTCTGGTTGCCCATCAGGAAGTAATCTTTGGCAGTCAGGGAGAGGGATTGACCCTGCGGCATGATTCCTATGACCGTGCTTCCTTTATGACAGGAGTTAATCTCGCCATTAAAGAAGTTGTCAAACGCTCAGAATTAGTCTATGGATTGGAACATTTACTATGA
- a CDS encoding DegV family protein, with amino-acid sequence MKLAVITDSSAYLPASLLENENLFVLDIPVVIVGETYVEGRNLTASEFYEKMAQSDELPKTSQPSIAELEEILTILDGKDYTHVLGLFLSSGISGFYQNIQYLKDEFHGLKIAFPDSKITSAPLGIMVQSALEWAAQGLEFETILANVQKQIDGTSAFIMVDDLNHLVKGGRLSNGAAILGNLLSIKPILYFNDHGVIEVFEKIRTEKKATKRMLELVQERTAGGAYQIMVIHGNAPEKAADLQQNLLDSGIASKVPIVTFGSVIGTHLGEGSVALGYIPVI; translated from the coding sequence ATGAAGTTAGCGGTTATCACAGATTCATCGGCCTATCTGCCGGCTTCCCTGCTGGAGAATGAAAATCTTTTCGTCTTGGATATTCCGGTCGTGATTGTTGGTGAGACTTATGTCGAAGGTAGAAACTTAACAGCCAGTGAATTTTATGAAAAAATGGCTCAGTCAGATGAATTACCCAAGACCAGTCAGCCTAGTATTGCTGAGTTAGAAGAGATTCTCACCATTCTAGACGGAAAGGACTATACCCATGTTCTGGGGCTCTTTCTATCCAGCGGTATTTCTGGTTTTTACCAAAATATTCAGTATCTGAAAGATGAATTTCACGGTTTGAAAATCGCCTTTCCCGATTCTAAGATTACCAGTGCACCGCTCGGTATCATGGTCCAATCTGCTCTAGAATGGGCAGCGCAAGGCCTGGAGTTTGAAACAATTTTAGCTAATGTCCAGAAGCAAATCGATGGCACCAGCGCTTTTATCATGGTGGACGACTTGAACCACTTGGTCAAAGGAGGACGCCTGTCTAACGGTGCAGCTATTCTGGGAAATCTGCTCAGTATCAAGCCTATTCTGTATTTTAACGATCATGGTGTGATAGAGGTTTTTGAAAAGATTCGGACGGAGAAGAAGGCAACCAAGCGTATGCTGGAACTTGTCCAAGAAAGAACAGCAGGCGGTGCTTATCAGATTATGGTTATCCATGGCAATGCACCAGAAAAAGCAGCTGATCTACAGCAAAATCTGCTAGACAGCGGTATTGCTAGTAAAGTCCCTATCGTAACCTTTGGCAGCGTCATCGGGACGCACTTAGGTGAGGGCAGTGTTGCACTTGGGTATATTCCTGTGATCTGA
- a CDS encoding DUF1149 family protein, with translation MNIQREKEFVSQYHFDARNFEWEKENGTPETKVDVNFQLVKRDVEAHTTSLIVILTFMIVFENFVISGTISQANHIHGRLIEEPSEFDHDEVEELARPCLTMLNRLTYEVTEIALDLPGINLEF, from the coding sequence ATGAACATACAGCGCGAAAAAGAATTTGTTAGTCAATACCATTTTGACGCCCGGAATTTTGAATGGGAAAAAGAAAATGGAACACCTGAAACTAAGGTTGATGTGAATTTCCAATTGGTCAAAAGAGATGTTGAAGCTCACACAACTTCATTGATTGTGATTTTGACCTTTATGATTGTTTTTGAGAATTTTGTTATCAGCGGAACTATTTCGCAAGCTAACCACATTCACGGTCGCCTTATTGAAGAACCGAGTGAATTTGACCACGATGAAGTAGAAGAGCTGGCTCGGCCTTGCTTAACCATGCTCAACCGCTTGACTTATGAAGTGACAGAAATTGCTCTGGATTTGCCAGGCATTAATTTGGAGTTTTAA
- a CDS encoding PTS fructose transporter subunit IIABC, translated as MKIQDLLRKDVMLLDLQATEKKAVIEEMIQILVDHGYVTDFETFKEGILAREALTSTGLGDGIAMPHSKNTAVKEATVLFAKSNKGVDYESLDGQPTDLFFMIAAPEGANDTHLAALAELSQYLMKDGFADKLRQVTSPDQVIELFDQASEKAEEPAVVEPANEGGDFLVAVTACTTGIAHTYMAQEALQKVAAEMGVGIKVETNGASGVGNKLTAEDIKNAKAVIIAADKAVEMNRFDGKPLINRPVADGIRKTEELINLALSGNAEIYKAANGGGAAESSNEKLSLGGAFYKHLMSGVSQMLPFVIGGGIMIAIAFLLDQILGVPKDQLSNLGSYHEIAAQFKAIGAAAFGFMLPVLAGYIAYSIAEKPGLVSGFVAGAIASSGASFGGVAYAEGGQKTLDLVGVSSGFLGALVGGFLAGGVILILRKLLAGLPRSLEGIRSILLLPLLGVLVTGFVMLAVNIPMSAINTALNDFLASLSGSSAVLLGLLVGGMMAVDMGGPVNKAAYVFGTSTLASTVSTGGSPVMAAVMAAGMVPPLAVFIATLLFKHKFTEEERDSGLTNIVMGLSFITEGAIPFGAADPARAIPSFIVGSALTGALVGLSGIKLMAPHGGIFVIGLTNNPILYLVYVLIGAVVSGLIFGYLRKPLKK; from the coding sequence ATGAAAATTCAAGACTTACTAAGAAAAGATGTGATGTTGCTAGACTTGCAGGCAACAGAGAAAAAAGCCGTTATCGAAGAAATGATTCAAATCCTAGTGGATCATGGCTATGTGACAGACTTCGAGACTTTCAAAGAAGGGATTTTGGCTCGTGAAGCCTTGACTTCTACAGGCCTGGGTGACGGAATCGCTATGCCTCACAGCAAAAATACTGCAGTGAAAGAAGCGACTGTACTTTTTGCTAAATCAAATAAAGGAGTCGATTATGAAAGTTTGGATGGACAACCAACTGATCTTTTCTTCATGATTGCAGCACCAGAAGGTGCTAACGACACTCACTTGGCGGCCTTGGCTGAATTGTCTCAATACCTGATGAAGGATGGTTTTGCGGATAAATTGCGCCAAGTGACTTCGCCTGATCAGGTGATTGAGCTCTTTGACCAAGCTTCGGAAAAAGCAGAAGAACCTGCTGTCGTCGAACCTGCCAATGAAGGCGGAGACTTCTTAGTTGCTGTAACAGCATGTACAACAGGGATTGCGCATACCTACATGGCTCAAGAGGCTTTGCAGAAGGTTGCAGCTGAAATGGGTGTTGGGATTAAGGTTGAAACCAATGGTGCTAGCGGTGTTGGAAACAAGCTGACTGCAGAAGATATCAAAAATGCAAAAGCTGTTATCATTGCAGCAGATAAGGCAGTAGAGATGAATCGCTTTGACGGCAAACCGTTGATCAATCGTCCAGTTGCGGATGGTATTCGTAAGACAGAAGAACTGATCAATCTGGCTCTTTCAGGAAATGCTGAGATTTACAAGGCTGCTAACGGTGGCGGTGCTGCAGAATCAAGCAATGAGAAACTTAGTCTGGGCGGCGCTTTTTACAAGCACTTGATGAGCGGTGTTTCCCAAATGTTGCCATTCGTTATTGGTGGTGGTATTATGATTGCCATTGCATTCTTGCTGGATCAGATTTTAGGTGTGCCAAAAGATCAGCTTTCTAATCTGGGAAGTTATCATGAAATTGCAGCTCAGTTTAAAGCAATTGGTGCAGCGGCCTTTGGCTTCATGTTGCCAGTATTAGCTGGTTATATCGCTTACTCAATCGCTGAAAAGCCAGGTTTGGTTTCTGGTTTCGTAGCTGGTGCAATTGCGAGCAGCGGTGCATCATTTGGTGGTGTTGCTTACGCTGAAGGTGGTCAGAAAACTCTTGATTTAGTTGGTGTATCATCTGGTTTCCTTGGTGCTTTGGTAGGAGGATTCTTAGCCGGTGGTGTTATCCTGATTCTTCGTAAGCTTCTTGCAGGTCTGCCTCGCTCACTTGAAGGTATCCGTTCAATCTTACTCTTGCCTCTTCTGGGTGTTCTTGTGACTGGATTTGTGATGTTGGCGGTTAATATTCCAATGTCAGCAATCAATACGGCTTTGAACGATTTCTTGGCAAGTCTGAGCGGAAGCTCTGCAGTCCTTCTCGGTCTCTTAGTCGGTGGTATGATGGCTGTCGATATGGGTGGACCAGTTAATAAGGCTGCTTATGTATTCGGTACTAGTACACTTGCAAGCACTGTTTCAACTGGCGGTTCTCCTGTAATGGCAGCGGTAATGGCAGCTGGTATGGTTCCGCCTTTGGCAGTATTTATTGCTACTCTTCTGTTCAAACATAAATTCACTGAAGAAGAACGCGATTCAGGTTTGACAAACATTGTCATGGGTCTGTCTTTCATCACAGAAGGAGCTATCCCGTTTGGAGCTGCTGACCCAGCCCGTGCTATTCCAAGCTTTATCGTCGGTTCAGCTCTTACCGGTGCTCTTGTAGGCCTGTCTGGTATCAAGCTCATGGCTCCTCACGGAGGAATCTTCGTTATCGGCTTGACAAACAATCCAATCCTTTACTTGGTATATGTATTGATTGGTGCGGTAGTCAGCGGTCTTATCTTTGGTTACCTGCGCAAACCACTTAAAAAATGA
- the pfkB gene encoding 1-phosphofructokinase gives MIYTVTLNPSIDYIVRLDKVLIGSVNRMDSDDKFAGGKGINVSRVLKRLGIENTATGFIGGFTGKFITDTLEEEGICSHFIEVEQDTRINVKIKADAETEINGPGPEISSQKLEELEKYLSSLTSEDTVVFAGSSPKNLGNVVYKELIGLTRKTGAQVVCDFEGQTLLDSLEFEPLLVKPNNHELGDIFGVKLESLDEIENYARQILDKGAQHVIISMASDGALLVTQEGAYFSKPIKGDVKNSVGAGDSMVAGFTGEFVRSGDVIQAFKWGVACGTATTFSDDLATADYIKEIYEKVEVEKI, from the coding sequence ATGATTTATACTGTCACACTAAACCCTTCCATCGACTATATTGTCCGTCTGGACAAAGTCCTTATAGGAAGCGTCAATCGGATGGACAGTGACGACAAATTCGCTGGCGGAAAGGGTATCAACGTTAGCCGAGTTCTAAAACGTCTAGGTATTGAGAATACAGCAACTGGCTTTATCGGTGGTTTTACTGGTAAGTTCATCACAGATACTCTGGAAGAAGAAGGAATTTGCAGCCATTTCATAGAGGTTGAGCAGGATACTCGTATCAATGTCAAGATTAAAGCGGATGCTGAGACAGAAATTAACGGACCTGGTCCAGAAATTTCCAGTCAGAAACTAGAAGAACTTGAGAAGTACCTTTCTTCTCTGACATCGGAAGATACAGTAGTCTTCGCAGGCAGCAGTCCTAAAAATCTAGGAAATGTTGTCTACAAGGAGTTGATTGGCCTGACCAGAAAGACAGGAGCACAAGTTGTCTGTGACTTTGAAGGCCAGACGCTGCTGGATTCTTTAGAGTTTGAGCCTCTCTTGGTTAAACCTAACAACCACGAACTAGGTGATATTTTCGGAGTCAAGCTTGAAAGCTTGGATGAGATTGAGAATTATGCCCGCCAAATCTTAGACAAGGGTGCCCAGCATGTCATCATTTCCATGGCTAGTGATGGTGCCTTACTGGTAACTCAAGAAGGTGCTTACTTCTCTAAGCCTATCAAGGGCGATGTGAAAAATTCTGTTGGCGCTGGCGACTCTATGGTGGCTGGGTTTACTGGAGAGTTTGTCCGCTCTGGCGATGTTATTCAAGCCTTCAAATGGGGAGTGGCCTGCGGAACAGCAACCACCTTCTCAGATGATTTGGCAACAGCTGATTATATAAAAGAAATCTATGAAAAAGTAGAGGTAGAAAAAATATGA
- a CDS encoding DeoR/GlpR family DNA-binding transcription regulator, producing the protein MLKSERKQVILETVIREKFVSLDYLVHALNTSESTIRRDLDELESEHKLRRVHGGAESLHFLQEEESNQEKSIKSIQEKTAIAKMAASLIQKHDVIFIDAGTTNELLVNELHDPRVTVVTNSIHHASKLVERNIPTVIIGGKVKRSTDASIGGVALNQIGQLNFDKAFIGMNGIDDGFFTTPDMEEGAIKRAILENAKKTYVLADLSKLGQTSFVKVAPLAKASIITIQNESEVIQALKEKTEVIEV; encoded by the coding sequence ATGCTGAAGTCGGAAAGAAAGCAAGTTATTCTAGAGACAGTCATAAGAGAAAAATTTGTTTCTCTAGACTATCTAGTACATGCTTTAAACACTTCAGAATCAACTATCAGAAGAGATTTGGATGAGTTGGAGAGTGAGCACAAGCTGCGACGAGTTCATGGTGGAGCCGAGAGCCTTCATTTTCTACAAGAAGAGGAGAGTAATCAGGAAAAATCTATCAAAAGCATTCAAGAAAAGACAGCCATTGCCAAGATGGCAGCAAGCTTGATTCAAAAGCATGATGTGATTTTTATTGATGCGGGGACAACCAATGAGCTTTTAGTTAATGAGCTGCATGACCCTAGAGTGACAGTCGTCACCAACTCCATTCACCATGCGTCCAAGTTGGTAGAGCGCAATATACCGACAGTCATTATCGGCGGAAAGGTCAAGCGCTCAACGGATGCCAGCATTGGCGGTGTTGCCCTAAATCAAATCGGTCAGTTGAATTTCGATAAAGCCTTTATTGGAATGAATGGCATTGACGATGGCTTCTTTACCACTCCAGATATGGAAGAAGGAGCTATCAAAAGAGCGATTTTGGAGAACGCTAAGAAGACTTATGTCTTGGCTGATCTTTCTAAACTAGGACAGACATCATTTGTCAAAGTCGCTCCTCTTGCCAAAGCAAGCATTATTACTATTCAAAATGAATCGGAAGTGATTCAAGCACTGAAAGAAAAAACGGAGGTGATTGAAGTATGA
- a CDS encoding CPBP family intramembrane glutamic endopeptidase, which yields MYYMPEPLNPKKDLGRFSATCFTYLWVMLASVFVYAFVAFFVIMPGQDMDIQKTQEVLTKFIEKDGGAYILASCLGVLTFTVSRGKQLFKYDLRRKGRKMTPKVFFCMICFLLFAQLFTAVVNQMMQAIMQLFNIDLSGMESGSGGSETLTMLIYSSLMAPVTEEIIFRGAGLRALEKHGKIFAILMTSILFGLFHENLYQLYFASLIGLGLGYIAFEYSIIWSIIFHAINNFVIAEGLAFLSKRAPEPIVNIFFYGLLIAGSTVFLLFLILKWPKFKEYIASNRSLPGTYKQAFKSVWFWVLVVFTFLGTFLPVMAAYIVSLINNS from the coding sequence ATGTATTATATGCCCGAACCTTTAAATCCTAAAAAAGATCTAGGCCGATTTTCAGCAACTTGCTTTACTTATTTATGGGTTATGCTTGCTTCTGTTTTCGTTTATGCATTTGTAGCTTTTTTCGTTATTATGCCAGGGCAAGATATGGATATCCAAAAGACCCAGGAAGTTCTCACTAAATTTATTGAAAAGGACGGTGGAGCTTATATTTTAGCTTCTTGTCTCGGTGTTCTTACTTTCACGGTGTCTCGGGGTAAGCAGCTCTTTAAATACGACCTTCGTCGCAAGGGACGGAAGATGACTCCTAAAGTTTTCTTTTGTATGATTTGCTTCCTTTTGTTCGCCCAATTGTTTACAGCTGTTGTCAATCAGATGATGCAGGCTATCATGCAACTCTTCAATATAGACCTATCTGGTATGGAATCAGGGAGCGGTGGTTCTGAGACACTGACTATGCTGATTTATTCATCTTTGATGGCCCCAGTTACAGAGGAAATTATTTTCAGAGGCGCTGGTTTGCGAGCTTTAGAGAAGCATGGAAAGATTTTTGCCATTCTTATGACTTCGATTTTATTTGGCCTTTTTCACGAAAATCTTTATCAGCTTTATTTTGCTAGTTTAATTGGTTTGGGGCTTGGCTATATCGCTTTTGAGTATTCGATTATCTGGTCTATCATTTTTCATGCTATTAATAATTTTGTTATAGCAGAAGGTTTAGCTTTTCTTTCAAAAAGAGCTCCGGAGCCTATAGTTAACATCTTTTTTTACGGCTTATTAATTGCTGGAAGCACAGTATTTCTTTTGTTTTTAATCTTGAAATGGCCAAAATTTAAGGAATACATTGCTTCCAATCGTTCGCTCCCAGGGACCTACAAACAGGCTTTTAAATCAGTCTGGTTCTGGGTTCTGGTTGTGTTTACTTTTCTTGGAACTTTTCTGCCTGTCATGGCAGCCTATATTGTATCCTTAATCAATAATAGCTAA
- a CDS encoding TIGR01906 family membrane protein — protein sequence MRDKLRFSASALCLLAAAILLTIYLAWLLYPMEISYFNLPDKVYLKAETIQYNFNILMNYLTNPFNQKLAMPDFRSSAAGLHHFQAVKYLFHLAQAIFLITLPALIFFIKKVVKKGFLGLYRLAFLVISLLPLVFAGLAFMIGFNNFFTLFHQVLFAGDNTWMFDPTKDPVIWILPEEFFMHAFILFALLYEGIFLTLYFLSRKGKEKI from the coding sequence ATGCGTGATAAGTTGAGATTTTCAGCCAGCGCTTTGTGCTTGTTGGCAGCAGCGATATTGCTAACCATTTATCTGGCTTGGCTCTTATACCCGATGGAGATTTCTTATTTCAACTTGCCAGATAAAGTATATTTGAAAGCAGAGACCATCCAGTATAATTTTAATATTTTGATGAATTACCTGACCAATCCTTTTAATCAGAAACTGGCGATGCCAGATTTTCGTTCGTCAGCAGCAGGGCTGCATCATTTTCAGGCGGTCAAGTATCTTTTTCACTTGGCGCAAGCTATTTTTCTAATAACTTTGCCGGCTTTGATTTTCTTTATCAAAAAAGTGGTTAAAAAGGGATTTTTGGGTCTTTACAGACTGGCTTTTCTGGTGATTAGTCTCTTGCCACTTGTCTTTGCTGGACTGGCTTTTATGATTGGTTTTAATAATTTTTTTACACTCTTTCATCAAGTCCTCTTTGCCGGAGACAATACCTGGATGTTTGATCCAACTAAGGATCCAGTCATTTGGATTCTACCAGAAGAATTTTTCATGCACGCCTTTATTCTTTTTGCTTTACTTTATGAGGGAATCTTTTTAACCTTGTATTTTCTAAGCCGAAAGGGTAAAGAGAAAATTTAA